The DNA sequence tggaggaggtggttgagaggaTTTGGGAGAGTGTTGAGGAGGCGAATGAGCAGTACCCGGCTCATGCGAGGGTGTGGAAGTCGATGGTGAGGGTCGCGCGACAAGACAAGCCGTTTGAGAGGACGCCGAAGGggacggtgatgaggaggaataCGTATTTGGCTTATCAGGCCGAGATTGAAGAGATGTATGCCAGTGCGATGGTTATCAATGGGATTGCAGCTGAGGGTGTGTTGGACGAGACCATGATCTTGGCTCAAATTCGGGATGCGGTCAACAGCGTGATCAAGCGACGCGGAGACGTTACAGACGACACTAACCTGTTCGTCCTTGGCTTCGACTCCCTTCAAGTCCTTcagctcatcctcaccctcaaagGCACCGTCCAATCCAGCCTGCAAGGCAAAGTCTCGCTCCGTCTGGTCTACGAAAACCCCAGCATCAGCCAACTTCACCGCGCTCTCTGCTCTGCCCcagccaccgccaccaccaacacgtCAAGAGCAGACAAATTCGACGCGCTCATCAAAGAatacacctcctccctccgcctcccccgtcctTCCCACACCGAATCCAAAGGCTTCAAAGTCATCCTCACCGGCACAACCGGCACCCTcggctcctccctcctctcctccctcctggCCAACCCAACCATAACCCACATCTACTGCCTCAACCGCTCCaaacccatctcccccaacacctcccgaGTTACATATCTCCAaaccgacctcctccaccctaCCCTCGGCCTCTCATCCGAAACCTACAACACCCTCAAACACCCCCAACTGCTAATCCACTCCGCCTGGCCCGTTaacttcaacctccccttcgACTCCTTCCTCCCTTCCATCTCCGGCACAGCCAATCTCATGGCCCTCAACCCAGCAAAAttcgtcttcatctcctccatcgccaCCGCCATGGCGGGGACCTCACCTGTCCCGGAAAACTTCACCCAagaccacaacctccccttgTCAACAGGGTACGCCGAGTCCAAACACCTCGCCTCCTGTGTCCTGgccaactcccccatcccGAGCACAATTCTGAGGGTAGGGCAGCTTGCTGGGAGGGCAGATGGTGTAGGGAGACAGTGGAATAAACACGAGTGGGTTCCTAGCTTGGTGCAGACATCCCTCAACATGGGGATGATCCCGTCCACCTTGGGGGGGAACCAAAAAGCAGTGGATTGGATACCCGTTGATCTTGCCGCTGAGGCGATTGTggagctggggttggggggcagtgggaaggggagggagtgtTACAATGTTGTCAACCCCTCCTGTGCTGATTGGGAGGGGACGATGGTTGGCGCCGTGCAGGAGTATGCAGGCAAGACTGAGAGGGGGGAGCTaaaggtggtgggggtaGCAGAGTGGCTGGATGCTTTGGGGGAAAAGAACGACGCAGAACGGTACCCGGCCTTGAAGCTGAAGGAGTTCTTTGAGGGGTGGAGAGACGAGAGACAGGGTCCGGTCATCTTTCAGACAGACAAGGCGAAAAAGACAAGCCAGAcgatggggaagatggcggcTGTGACcggggagatgatgagtCGGTGGCTGGATGCTTGGGCTTTTTGACACGATAGGGTGTTAAAACCGTAGACATGGACAGGAATAGACCATCCCTCGCGCAACTCATGCCTTCCATTCGGGTATTTAGATCcccatatcatcatcactatccccatccccaccataACCACCCCtgcccccatctcccccacccagatccatctcttcctctttttctcgtcTCGCCGTCTCGACCGCACCACCAAtcttcctcaccccatccacaacccccaagacaAACCCCCTATTCTCTGCCAACTCCATCGCTCCCACGCCACGCAAACTAACCACACCCCCTTGTCCTTCCGCCCCCAGCGTCTCCGCCGAATCTCTCATCTTCGCCGCCCTGACCTCCACCAAATCCCGTAACAACCCCCTAATCTCACTGGTAttcccccccaaatcatcGCTCGCGTGCGTTATAAGCGCCTCGGCAACCTCCAACCAGTGGTACGGCAAATACCCCGCCGGCGCGGCGCTGGTACAATTACTCCGAAACGGCGGGCTCAATATTACTTCGCTGCTGTCACCCCCACCTATCCTCCCCGCATAACCAGGTTGTGACTGTCTCGCTCGTGAAGCGGTAGGCATTGGCTCCGAGAAAGCGTGAGGGTGCACTTTCGTCTCGCGGTGGACAATGTCGGCTAGGGAGGCGGGGTGCAGCCATGGTGGGGGGACGATGTTGGCGCGGCGCTgctttttgaggaggagggctagccagagggggaggtcggcTCGGTGGGgtgggcggagggggggggttttgCCCTGTGGTGGACGAGATGTTAGACCAGGCAGGGaaaagggagaggtggtggcggtgggaaaCATACCGACAGCAGATCGATGCTTTCTAATCGTTGTCTAGGAACCACTGTGACGAGCTCCATTTCGGCGACGAAGGCGACCTCGGAATGGGTAAGGCCTAATGGTAGAGGGAGAGCCATTGTGAATAGTTGATGGGGGGCGGGAGTTGCTGGTGGGTATCGTGGGATTCGGAAAGTACTGTGGTATATAGTGTCACCTCTTCATGTCGTATTTTGGTTTGTTATATGATTTTAGTCGCAATTCGAGAGCTCTGGCGGTTGGGAATTAACTGAACTGCTATCGAAAGTCGGCGTGTCGCGTAAAGTGAAAACGCGGGGCACTGACGTCGCCTGGGGCCCACAAGGCTGGACCGCCAAGCCACTAGGAAAAAGGGGTTTATAGGGggtaccctaaccctgaatCAGGTTGTTTCCTTGCTTGTGATCTTGATCCAACCCCTATGATCTATCTGAGGTATGACACTTGCATACTGCCGCAAAGAACCTTGTACTTCCGCCAATACAACAAGATCCCACACCTCGGACAAAGATCTGTCCCCTTGTCACCCGTAGGAAAACAAGCTTTCGAATATATTGGCTTGGTCAGCCGCGAAAATATGGCAATATGCAAGGTCGATTACGAAACAAAACTGTCCAAAAAACATCTATGGTATCAAAATGTATCTACAAGCAATCCCTCACACATGACACGTTGCGTCTAGGGTAATTATCCTGAGTGCTGACAGGGCTGCAGCATAGGGCTCCCGTCTGACATGAGCAGGGCGGTAAGAATCTTCCCCCAACGTCGTCACAAAAATATCTTCTTCCGGCTGCTTGGGTAAGCAAACCGCTTCATTGGTCGAGGTACTGAAGTGCTGGATCAATAGTACCGCCATATTCACCGCTTGATGAAAGGTCCTGGCCGAGGATCCCGAGAGCTGCTCGACTGTCCCAGAAGCCGTCTCGTCGTGGGTATTGTGTGAGCAAGGCGGTGGCGTCTGCTCGGACGGTGGGATCCAAGCATTTGGTTGCCGCAATGTAGAGAGCGCAAGTCGGCCCGCTGTCCAAGGTGAATATTTCGCTACATCCTTTGGAGacgggttggttggccaAGAGGACTCCAGAGAGGCGCACCATTTCTTTGAACTGCGATGTGATCTGTTCAGTGCCGTAGTGGTCTTGAAAGCCACAAGTTTTGATGTAGGCGTGAAGCACGATAGACTGGAGAAGCAGAGACGTCGCCTGAAGATAGGATGACCCCTTTCGAGGAGAGCTTGCCGGATTGTAAAGCGGCCAAAACATGTCATTCCACCGTTCTAACATTCCAAGACACTGTGATTGCATGGTCTTGATCCCGGGCAGAAAGTCTCCATCCGCGTATGTTGGCCCAGCCATGGCTTGGCTGAAGTACAATGTCCAGTGCTGGATCGCGTCCCACCATCTTCTGGCCTCTCCGAGCCCGGAGAACTTGGTGGGCATGTCGTCTAGTGAAAGCCTGCTGTTGATTTCGATGGGTACTTGAACTGAGCCAGTCATGAGGCCGATAGACCAAGCAGACCATTCCATCCTCTCAAATGCTTGCAGAATCTCGTCTTCTAGTTCGAGCTGGCCCATGCTTGCTTGCCCTGAGAGCATGAGACTGCCAAAACTGATATGATTGACGGCAGCTTCGTGGCTCCCATGCAAAATCTCAAAGCACGCAAAGAGAATGCAAGCAACAACTGCCACACGTAGAGTAGAAGCAGAGTTTGGCTCCTGTTGAAGTCGGATCAGTCGGATTGCTTGTCCGTAGTGCGTGAGGGCCGCGTTGTAGTGATAATCGTTGCCGTCCCCTCCTGAGGGCCCTGCTGGAACAATGTTTGGAAAAAGTGAGCAGGCAAGAGCACCAATGGCCATGAGAGCATACCGAATGGCTGGTTCACCTTGGCTTATCTGTGGGATTGTTTGGGTGAACAACCGAGAGGAGAACCAGCCTCCCCCGAGATTATTGGCCAGACTGGACCAA is a window from the Podospora pseudocomata strain CBS 415.72m chromosome 6, whole genome shotgun sequence genome containing:
- a CDS encoding putative NRPS-like protein biosynthetic cluster (SMCOG1002:AMP-dependent synthetase and ligase; EggNog:ENOG503Q4XF; COG:I; antiSMASH:Cluster_4), coding for MSSLTYVVDELAAEVPHDTWVKIPSSTTKIEEITWQNFTFQQLGQAVDRLAHWIDKHLGPADLGRDESLAYTGINDIRYPIVILAALKTGHKSLLLSPRNSVEGHCALLTPTRCTKLLHSQELSDQASEIGQKLGHLSVLRIPDLEHLLETTTNPTPYQSKCNDTTPDHETVMILHSSGTTGLPKPIPLKAGVLTTAGRLLATLPTPAGRLNTHDPLYTTPLILSMPPFFHAFGINLLVRSLHYRRPLVLLPPSTPPTAELMLHAVKTTRPTGMVCTPSILEDICSLPHGIETLRASDIECIYSGGAPLARSCGDVIGEELSPRITLVNGIGTTEIWNATGYAPLDPRDWEYFEWNPAAGVVMEGVGEDKNTAELVIKRLGGEEGRFQFVFYNFPESEEWRTKDLFERHPLKENLWRYVGRVDDVIVLSNGEKLNPVTFEKMVEGHSIVKGAVMVGSGRFQTGLIVEVHDASLGVEEVVERIWESVEEANEQYPAHARVWKSMVRVARQDKPFERTPKGTVMRRNTYLAYQAEIEEMYASAMVINGIAAEGVLDETMILAQIRDAVNSVIKRRGDVTDDTNLFVLGFDSLQVLQLILTLKGTVQSSLQGKVSLRLVYENPSISQLHRALCSAPATATTNTSRADKFDALIKEYTSSLRLPRPSHTESKGFKVILTGTTGTLGSSLLSSLLANPTITHIYCLNRSKPISPNTSRVTYLQTDLLHPTLGLSSETYNTLKHPQLLIHSAWPVNFNLPFDSFLPSISGTANLMALNPAKFVFISSIATAMAGTSPVPENFTQDHNLPLSTGYAESKHLASCVLANSPIPSTILRVGQLAGRADGVGRQWNKHEWVPSLVQTSLNMGMIPSTLGGNQKAVDWIPVDLAAEAIVELGLGGSGKGRECYNVVNPSCADWEGTMVGAVQEYAGKTERGELKVVGVAEWLDALGEKNDAERYPALKLKEFFEGWRDERQGPVIFQTDKAKKTSQTMGKMAAVTGEMMSRWLDAWAF
- the PSF2 gene encoding DNA replication protein psf2 (BUSCO:EOG09264QRY; COG:L; antiSMASH:Cluster_4; EggNog:ENOG503P488), coding for MALPLPLGLTHSEVAFVAEMELVTVVPRQRLESIDLLSGKTPPLRPPHRADLPLWLALLLKKQRRANIVPPPWLHPASLADIVHRETKVHPHAFSEPMPTASRARQSQPGYAGRIGGGDSSEVILSPPFRSNCTSAAPAGYLPYHWLEVAEALITHASDDLGGNTSEIRGLLRDLVEVRAAKMRDSAETLGAEGQGGVVSLRGVGAMELAENRGFVLGVVDGVRKIGGAVETARREKEEEMDLGGGDGGRGGYGGDGDSDDDMGI
- a CDS encoding hypothetical protein (COG:S; EggNog:ENOG503NXVK; antiSMASH:Cluster_4), whose translation is MPSTAVPLGNPDPGFRITKPPSWHRTLLGLFSSNWTRCPPLIKRLGVWTGDPKIYSFSSMPDHHRISIMSSSKRTGMFKVKTPWSTGDSNVPEGSGPQSFVFSLDHRPRATRASVPKASRSSLGSLVVPTDHGRYIDNGVPFRRRHVKCDEAKPACQRCLKWQGFCDGYKTAELAPPRDDKRRRLSSPSARSEKSDSGLPDNFEALQLSDQYGAGENSSQESSQNNEFDEHWETFYCDCWSSLANNLGGGWFSSRLFTQTIPQISQGEPAIRYALMAIGALACSLFPNIVPAGPSGGDGNDYHYNAALTHYGQAIRLIRLQQEPNSASTLRVAVVACILFACFEILHGSHEAAVNHISFGSLMLSGQASMGQLELEDEILQAFERMEWSAWSIGLMTGSVQVPIEINSRLSLDDMPTKFSGLGEARRWWDAIQHWTLYFSQAMAGPTYADGDFLPGIKTMQSQCLGMLERWNDMFWPLYNPASSPRKGSSYLQATSLLLQSIVLHAYIKTCGFQDHYGTEQITSQFKEMVRLSGVLLANQPVSKGCSEIFTLDSGPTCALYIAATKCLDPTVRADATALLTQYPRRDGFWDSRAALGILGQDLSSSGEYGGTIDPALQYLDQ